From the Martelella mediterranea DSM 17316 genome, one window contains:
- a CDS encoding Bax inhibitor-1/YccA family protein produces the protein MADLRNYQNHAQAGAQASAAIDQGLRAYMLRVYNLMALGLVITGIAAYGIFTASVSGDASGQVQLTQFGQVMYASPLKWLVMFAPLIAFFFLAFRINKMSVAAAQTAFWVYAALTGISLSTIFLVYTGQSVVQTFFITAASFGALSLYGYTTKRDLSAMGSFMVIGLFGVIIAMIVNIFLQSSALGFAISVLGVLIFAGLTAWDTQKIKEMYYEGDGHEVAGRKAVMGALTLYLDFINMFLFMLRLLGNRN, from the coding sequence ATGGCTGATCTTCGCAACTATCAGAATCACGCGCAGGCGGGAGCCCAGGCGAGTGCTGCAATCGATCAGGGACTGCGCGCCTACATGCTGCGCGTCTACAATCTCATGGCTCTCGGCCTCGTGATCACCGGCATCGCGGCTTACGGAATCTTCACGGCCTCGGTATCGGGCGATGCCAGCGGCCAGGTTCAGCTTACCCAGTTCGGTCAGGTCATGTACGCCTCGCCGCTGAAGTGGCTGGTCATGTTCGCACCGCTGATCGCCTTCTTTTTCCTGGCGTTCCGCATCAACAAGATGAGCGTTGCCGCGGCCCAGACGGCGTTCTGGGTCTATGCCGCGCTGACCGGCATTTCGCTGTCGACGATCTTCCTGGTTTATACCGGCCAGAGCGTCGTCCAGACCTTCTTCATCACCGCCGCTTCGTTCGGCGCGCTGTCGCTTTACGGCTACACCACCAAGCGTGATCTGTCGGCGATGGGCTCGTTCATGGTCATCGGCCTGTTCGGCGTGATCATCGCCATGATCGTCAACATCTTCCTGCAGTCGAGCGCGCTCGGCTTCGCGATCTCGGTTCTCGGCGTGCTGATCTTCGCCGGCCTGACCGCTTGGGACACGCAGAAGATCAAGGAAATGTACTATGAAGGCGACGGCCATGAAGTGGCTGGCCGCAAGGCGGTGATGGGCGCGCTGACGCTCTACCTCGACTTCATCAACATGTTCCTGTTCATGCTGCGCCTGCTCGGCAACCGCAACTGA
- a CDS encoding ABC transporter permease: MRQNRLNLLLALKFALREMRGGLSGFYIFLACIALGVAAIAAVNSVSDAVNAGIAERGREILAADIRFERDNEPLSGEALAYIEALGPTSQSVTMRSMTRLPDGSDQSLAEIKAVDGAYPLYGEVIADPAMPVGEALAETDGRYGVLVAPLLAERLGLAPGDSLLLGNAELTVSGTLVQEPDALSEGFAFAPRILISRDALDASGLVQIGSLAEYGYRVRLADPAMTPEAVKTAAEEKFPDTGWQIRTSDRAAPSLSENVDRLSEFLTLVGLATLITGGVGIANAVSAYLESRRRAIAAFKCMGAPADMVVAIYFLQIMLVALIGIAIGLVFGAIIPLIALPLLSSLLEIAIPAGIFPLALALAALFGILTALAFAILPLAAARNVPATALLREHSFDEGGRPAWPFLAATGVTLALLAALAIFTAKERFVAAVFLASVAGAFVVLRLVALAIKWLAARAPRPHAPSLRLAVGNIHRPGALTGSVVLSLGLGLTLLVGLALIDGNLNRELSRSLPERAPDFFFVDIQGSEVDGFKALINEEAPDGELALVPMLRGRILSLNDTRASEWEAPSEDAKWVLRGDRGITYDADLPENSTLSEGEWWPEDYSGKPLVSFSADEGRELGLKLGDTVTISVLGRDITATIANFRTVEWDSLSINFVMVFSPNTFAGAPHAWLATLTDPDSDTATNAEILGAVTRAFPTVTTIEVKAALEIAGDLVSQLATAIRAAAAIALIASVLVLSGALAAGNRRRGHDAVVMKTLGATRPALIRAFVYEYLLLGLATGVFALAAGSAAAWYALTKIMMLPFALLPAVALATVLGAVIVTVAIGLAGTWHLLGQKPALYLREL; this comes from the coding sequence ATGAGGCAGAACCGGCTCAACCTTCTCCTCGCGCTGAAATTTGCGCTGCGCGAAATGCGCGGCGGGCTTTCCGGCTTCTACATCTTCCTCGCCTGCATCGCGCTTGGCGTCGCCGCGATCGCCGCCGTCAACTCGGTGTCCGATGCCGTCAACGCCGGTATCGCCGAACGCGGCCGCGAGATTCTCGCCGCCGATATCCGCTTCGAGCGCGACAACGAGCCGCTTTCGGGCGAGGCACTCGCCTATATCGAGGCGCTCGGGCCGACCTCGCAATCGGTGACGATGCGCTCCATGACGCGGCTTCCCGATGGCTCCGACCAGTCGCTGGCGGAAATCAAGGCCGTCGACGGGGCCTATCCGCTCTATGGCGAGGTCATAGCCGATCCCGCCATGCCCGTCGGCGAGGCGCTGGCCGAGACCGACGGCAGATACGGCGTATTGGTCGCGCCGCTGCTGGCGGAGCGGCTGGGGCTTGCCCCCGGCGACAGCCTGCTGCTCGGCAATGCGGAACTCACGGTATCCGGCACTTTGGTGCAGGAGCCTGACGCGCTTTCGGAAGGATTCGCCTTCGCCCCGCGCATCCTGATCAGCCGGGACGCGCTCGACGCCTCGGGCCTCGTCCAGATCGGCAGCCTTGCCGAATACGGTTATCGCGTGCGGCTTGCCGATCCCGCGATGACGCCGGAAGCGGTCAAGACCGCGGCGGAGGAGAAATTCCCCGATACCGGCTGGCAGATCCGCACCAGCGACCGCGCGGCCCCCTCGCTCAGCGAGAATGTCGACCGGTTGTCGGAATTCCTGACGCTGGTGGGCCTCGCCACGCTGATCACCGGCGGCGTCGGGATCGCCAACGCGGTCAGCGCCTATCTGGAAAGCCGCCGACGGGCGATCGCGGCCTTCAAATGCATGGGCGCGCCGGCCGATATGGTGGTCGCGATCTACTTCCTGCAGATCATGCTGGTGGCGCTGATCGGGATCGCGATCGGTCTGGTTTTCGGGGCGATCATTCCGCTGATCGCGTTGCCGCTGCTCTCCTCCCTGCTCGAAATCGCGATCCCCGCCGGCATTTTCCCTCTCGCGCTGGCGCTTGCGGCGCTGTTCGGCATTCTGACCGCGCTCGCCTTCGCGATCCTGCCGCTTGCCGCCGCCCGCAACGTGCCGGCAACCGCGCTGCTGCGCGAACACAGTTTCGACGAGGGCGGCCGCCCGGCATGGCCGTTCCTGGCCGCCACCGGCGTAACGCTGGCGCTGCTCGCAGCACTTGCGATCTTCACCGCCAAGGAGCGCTTCGTCGCGGCCGTGTTCCTCGCCTCCGTCGCCGGCGCCTTCGTGGTGTTGCGGCTGGTGGCGCTTGCCATCAAATGGCTGGCCGCGCGGGCCCCGCGCCCGCACGCGCCGTCGCTCAGGCTCGCCGTCGGCAATATCCACCGCCCCGGCGCGCTGACGGGCTCGGTCGTGCTCTCGCTCGGTCTCGGGCTGACGCTGCTGGTCGGCCTGGCGCTGATCGATGGCAATCTCAACCGCGAGCTTTCGCGCTCGCTGCCGGAACGCGCGCCGGATTTCTTCTTCGTCGATATCCAGGGCAGCGAGGTCGATGGCTTCAAGGCGCTGATCAACGAGGAGGCGCCCGATGGCGAGCTGGCGCTGGTGCCGATGCTGCGCGGCCGCATTCTGAGCCTCAACGACACGCGGGCGAGCGAATGGGAAGCCCCTTCCGAAGATGCCAAATGGGTGCTGCGGGGCGATCGCGGCATCACCTATGACGCCGATCTGCCGGAAAATTCAACGCTTTCCGAAGGCGAATGGTGGCCGGAGGATTACAGCGGCAAACCGCTGGTCTCGTTCTCCGCCGACGAAGGCCGCGAACTCGGCCTCAAGCTCGGCGATACCGTGACCATCAGCGTGCTCGGCCGCGATATCACCGCGACGATCGCCAATTTCCGCACTGTCGAATGGGACTCGCTGTCGATCAATTTCGTGATGGTGTTCTCGCCCAACACCTTCGCCGGCGCGCCGCATGCCTGGCTCGCCACCCTCACCGATCCGGACTCCGACACTGCCACGAACGCCGAAATCCTGGGCGCCGTCACCCGCGCCTTTCCGACCGTCACCACAATCGAAGTGAAAGCGGCGCTGGAGATTGCCGGCGATCTCGTCAGCCAGCTTGCGACCGCGATCCGGGCGGCCGCCGCGATCGCGCTGATTGCCTCGGTGCTGGTGCTTTCCGGCGCGCTGGCCGCCGGCAATCGACGGCGCGGCCATGATGCGGTGGTGATGAAAACGCTGGGCGCGACCCGCCCGGCGCTGATCCGGGCCTTCGTCTATGAATATCTGCTGCTGGGGCTTGCGACGGGCGTCTTCGCGCTCGCCGCCGGTTCGGCCGCGGCGTGGTATGCGCTGACGAAGATCATGATGCTGCCCTTCGCCCTGCTGCCGGCGGTGGCGCTGGCGACCGTGCTCGGCGCGGTGATCGTCACCGTCGCCATCGGCCTCGCCGGCACCTGGCATCTCCTCGGCCAGAAGCCCGCGCTCTATCTGCGCGAGCTTTGA
- a CDS encoding ABC transporter ATP-binding protein gives MSENLIALEDAHLTLGRGTAAVHVLKGMSLDIGRGESVGILGPSGSGKSTLLMVIAGLERLDSGEITILGTPLTGLSEDALAAFRGENIGIVFQSFHLIANMTALENAAIPLELAGRRDAFERARAALESVGLGHRLTHYPGQLSGGEQQRVAIARALAPEPAVLIADEPTGNLDGDTGAQIADLLFARQREMGTTLVLVTHDATLAARCDRQVHVRSGEIVAPAETVAPGTAAQ, from the coding sequence TTGTCCGAAAATCTGATTGCACTTGAAGACGCCCACCTGACCCTAGGCAGGGGCACCGCCGCCGTTCATGTGCTGAAGGGCATGTCGCTTGACATCGGCCGCGGCGAGTCCGTCGGCATTCTCGGGCCCTCCGGCTCCGGCAAATCGACGCTGCTGATGGTGATCGCCGGCCTCGAACGGCTCGACAGCGGCGAGATCACCATTCTCGGCACGCCGCTTACCGGCCTCTCGGAAGATGCGCTCGCCGCCTTCCGGGGCGAGAATATCGGCATCGTGTTCCAGTCCTTCCACCTGATCGCCAACATGACCGCGCTGGAAAACGCCGCGATCCCGCTGGAGCTTGCCGGCAGGCGGGATGCCTTCGAGCGCGCCCGCGCCGCGCTTGAAAGCGTCGGCCTCGGCCATCGCCTCACCCATTACCCCGGCCAGCTTTCCGGCGGCGAGCAGCAGCGCGTGGCGATCGCCCGCGCGCTGGCCCCCGAACCGGCGGTGCTGATCGCCGACGAGCCAACCGGCAATCTCGACGGCGACACCGGCGCGCAGATCGCCGACCTTCTGTTTGCCCGCCAGCGCGAGATGGGAACCACGCTGGTGCTTGTCACCCATGACGCCACGCTTGCCGCGCGCTGCGACCGACAGGTCCATGTCCGCTCCGGCGAAATCGTCGCGCCCGCCGAGACCGTGGCGCCCGGAACCGCAGCGCAATGA
- a CDS encoding arylesterase, translated as MRLKATAPIVFAGLAFMATTARAEMPLEIVVLGDSLVAGYELAPGEDYPSKLEAALKEAGYDVAISNAGVSGDTTSGGLARLDWSVPDSANAVILELGANDALRGLSPDQAAENLSAIIERLQDREIPVMLMGMMAPPNMGADYAADFNAIYPELASEYGLDLYPFFLDGVATHAEYQLADGMHPNAEGVDVMVENTLPSVEAFIRSIRPQSGGQSN; from the coding sequence ATGCGATTAAAAGCGACAGCGCCGATTGTTTTTGCCGGTCTGGCATTTATGGCCACGACGGCAAGGGCCGAAATGCCGCTGGAAATCGTCGTGCTCGGCGACAGTCTGGTGGCCGGTTACGAGCTTGCGCCCGGCGAGGATTATCCAAGCAAGCTCGAAGCTGCGCTCAAGGAGGCGGGCTACGATGTCGCGATCTCCAATGCCGGCGTTTCGGGCGATACCACCAGCGGCGGGCTTGCCCGGCTGGACTGGTCGGTGCCCGACAGCGCCAATGCCGTGATCCTGGAACTTGGCGCCAATGACGCGCTGCGCGGCCTTTCGCCCGATCAGGCGGCGGAAAACCTGTCGGCGATCATCGAACGGCTTCAGGATCGCGAAATTCCGGTGATGCTCATGGGCATGATGGCGCCGCCCAATATGGGCGCCGATTATGCCGCCGACTTCAATGCGATCTATCCCGAACTCGCCAGTGAATACGGGCTCGACCTCTATCCGTTCTTCCTCGATGGCGTCGCCACCCATGCCGAATATCAGCTTGCCGACGGCATGCATCCCAATGCCGAGGGCGTGGATGTGATGGTCGAAAACACCCTGCCCAGCGTCGAAGCCTTCATCCGGTCGATCAGGCCACAGAGCGGGGGACAATCAAATTAA
- the thpR gene encoding RNA 2',3'-cyclic phosphodiesterase, with translation MPRIFTALEIPREQALSLSLLRGGLPGARWIDVENYHITLRFIGDVDFRTADEVVHWLDRIERPSFRLSLAGTGHFGSKKPHSIWAGVSPSPELVALQADIDRICQRLGLKADPRKFMPHVTLARLRGAKVSDVVDYLAARGNFQTLPFTVGRFVLMSSRDSVGGGPYKVEEAFDLYDPQDAYSFDNSDWQPANSMW, from the coding sequence ATGCCGAGAATTTTCACCGCCCTCGAAATCCCGCGCGAACAGGCGTTAAGTCTTTCGCTGTTGCGCGGCGGCCTGCCCGGGGCCCGCTGGATCGATGTGGAAAACTACCACATCACCTTGCGGTTCATCGGCGATGTCGACTTCCGCACCGCAGATGAGGTCGTCCACTGGCTTGACCGGATCGAGCGTCCGTCCTTTCGGCTCAGCCTCGCCGGAACCGGCCATTTCGGCTCCAAGAAACCGCATTCGATCTGGGCCGGGGTGTCGCCCTCGCCAGAGCTTGTCGCGCTGCAGGCCGATATCGACCGCATCTGTCAGAGGCTCGGGTTGAAGGCCGATCCGCGCAAGTTCATGCCCCATGTCACGCTGGCGCGTTTGCGCGGCGCCAAAGTTTCCGATGTCGTCGATTACCTCGCCGCGCGCGGCAATTTCCAGACGCTGCCGTTCACGGTCGGGCGCTTCGTGCTGATGTCGTCGCGCGATTCCGTTGGCGGCGGACCCTACAAGGTCGAAGAGGCGTTCGATCTTTACGATCCGCAGGATGCCTACAGCTTCGACAACAGCGACTGGCAGCCCGCCAACAGCATGTGGTAA
- a CDS encoding low molecular weight protein-tyrosine-phosphatase, whose translation MAQPHKHAVLFVCSGNICRSPLAEGLFAHLAENAGRDDEFRLDSAGIGNWHQGELPDPRSRATAIRHGFDIANQRARQITRQDFNRFSLILGMDFNNVTALNRLAGPDPEATVALFSEYTLGRREEIPDPYYDAEDGFETVYHMLLAGCQSLLSKL comes from the coding sequence ATGGCACAACCGCATAAACACGCCGTCCTGTTCGTCTGCAGCGGCAATATCTGCCGCTCTCCGCTGGCCGAGGGCCTGTTTGCCCACCTCGCCGAGAATGCCGGACGGGACGACGAGTTCCGGCTGGATTCCGCCGGTATCGGCAACTGGCACCAGGGCGAACTGCCCGATCCGCGCTCACGGGCAACCGCGATCCGCCATGGCTTCGATATCGCAAATCAGCGCGCCCGCCAGATCACGCGACAGGATTTCAACCGGTTCTCGCTGATCCTCGGCATGGATTTCAACAATGTCACGGCGCTGAACCGCCTCGCCGGCCCCGACCCGGAAGCCACCGTGGCGCTCTTCAGCGAATACACGCTCGGTCGCCGCGAAGAAATCCCCGACCCCTATTATGACGCGGAAGACGGGTTCGAGACCGTTTACCACATGCTGTTGGCGGGCTGCCAGTCGCTGTTGTCGAAGCTGTAG
- a CDS encoding 4a-hydroxytetrahydrobiopterin dehydratase, whose amino-acid sequence MDDTRLKPEELNDALTAREGWALAEDETAITRDFKFADFREAFAFMSECALAAERLDHHPSWNNVYNRVGVSLTTHSSGGVSARDIEMSKIMDAAARRYGI is encoded by the coding sequence ATGGATGACACCCGACTGAAACCGGAAGAACTGAATGATGCCCTCACCGCCCGCGAGGGCTGGGCGCTTGCCGAAGACGAGACTGCTATCACCCGCGATTTCAAGTTCGCCGATTTTCGCGAGGCCTTCGCCTTCATGAGCGAATGCGCCCTGGCCGCCGAGCGGCTCGATCATCATCCCTCCTGGAACAATGTCTATAACAGGGTCGGCGTGTCGCTGACCACCCATTCCTCCGGCGGCGTTTCCGCCCGCGACATCGAAATGTCGAAGATCATGGATGCGGCGGCCCGGCGCTATGGTATTTGA
- a CDS encoding YkvA family protein — protein MSDIKYGDILEPGDEETQAENERIVRDGFWRKLTRTAARIPFARDAVAAYYCATDRNTPLGVRVVLYAALAYFIMPADLIPDIFLFVGFTDDLAVLTTALTMIRRNIEDAHYERADSALTVLRKH, from the coding sequence ATGAGCGATATCAAATATGGCGACATTCTTGAGCCGGGCGACGAGGAAACGCAGGCCGAAAACGAGCGGATCGTGCGCGACGGCTTCTGGCGCAAGCTGACCCGCACGGCGGCGCGCATTCCCTTCGCCCGCGATGCCGTTGCCGCCTATTATTGCGCCACCGATCGCAACACCCCGCTCGGCGTGCGGGTGGTGCTTTATGCGGCGCTTGCCTATTTCATCATGCCCGCCGATCTCATTCCGGATATCTTCCTGTTCGTCGGCTTTACCGACGATCTGGCGGTGCTGACGACGGCGCTGACCATGATCCGCAGGAACATCGAGGACGCGCATTACGAACGCGCGGATTCAGCGTTGACGGTGCTGCGCAAGCACTGA
- a CDS encoding invasion associated locus B family protein, whose protein sequence is MFAKRIVLVLVLLFTGASIASAQTPTPIQKFDAWVAYSYQSDAGKVCYALSVPAKKDPANVDHGDNFFVVTKYPGQNVSLEPQAMMGFTLKEGSTIDVVVDGKSFPMYHKGKGGWLENAAQEPTLVAAMKAGRTMEVDATSARGTKTAHTYSLIGITAALNKISTCN, encoded by the coding sequence ATGTTTGCAAAAAGAATCGTCCTCGTACTGGTACTTCTATTCACCGGCGCCTCGATCGCTTCCGCGCAGACGCCGACCCCCATTCAGAAATTCGATGCATGGGTCGCCTATTCCTATCAGTCGGATGCCGGCAAGGTGTGTTACGCCCTTTCGGTGCCGGCCAAGAAGGATCCGGCGAATGTCGATCACGGCGACAATTTCTTCGTGGTGACCAAATATCCCGGCCAGAACGTTTCGCTCGAACCCCAGGCGATGATGGGCTTCACGCTCAAGGAAGGCTCGACCATTGACGTCGTGGTCGATGGCAAGAGCTTCCCGATGTATCACAAGGGCAAGGGCGGCTGGCTCGAAAACGCCGCGCAGGAGCCGACGCTGGTGGCCGCCATGAAGGCCGGCCGCACCATGGAGGTGGACGCCACCTCCGCCCGCGGCACCAAGACCGCCCACACCTATTCGCTGATCGGCATCACCGCGGCGCTGAACAAGATCAGCACCTGCAATTGA
- a CDS encoding SDR family NAD(P)-dependent oxidoreductase has product MIPVDDLVGMKVLVTGASSGIGAAAASAFSRSGAEVCLHYYSGKEAAETLAAELRAAGGKAHVVGGDVSRAPDTERIVKEAAELMGGLDCLVNNAGAIGRVAVSDFDEAIYEQVFDLNTRSILRMVRHAAPLLRESDRASIINLGSIAARHGGNKGSGVYAAAKAAVHSLTRSLAKELAGDGIRVNALAPGVIETPFHDETPHAAMNAALNAIPLGRLGTAEDCAWSFVFLASPTMAGFITGQIIDINGGQYMP; this is encoded by the coding sequence ATGATACCTGTCGACGATCTCGTTGGAATGAAGGTTCTGGTGACCGGCGCAAGTTCCGGCATTGGTGCCGCTGCCGCATCCGCCTTCTCTCGTTCCGGGGCCGAGGTGTGCCTGCATTATTACAGCGGCAAGGAAGCGGCCGAAACGCTGGCGGCGGAGCTGAGGGCGGCTGGCGGCAAGGCCCATGTGGTCGGCGGCGACGTTTCGCGCGCGCCGGATACCGAGCGGATCGTCAAGGAAGCGGCCGAGCTGATGGGCGGCCTCGATTGCCTAGTCAACAATGCCGGCGCGATCGGCCGGGTCGCGGTGTCCGATTTCGACGAGGCGATCTATGAGCAGGTCTTCGATCTCAACACCCGCTCGATCCTCAGAATGGTGCGTCACGCAGCACCCCTGCTCAGGGAAAGCGACCGGGCCTCGATCATCAATCTCGGCTCCATTGCCGCGCGCCACGGCGGCAACAAGGGATCGGGCGTCTATGCCGCCGCCAAGGCGGCCGTCCATTCGCTGACGCGCAGCCTCGCCAAGGAGCTTGCCGGCGACGGCATCCGCGTCAATGCGCTTGCGCCCGGCGTCATCGAGACGCCGTTCCATGATGAGACGCCGCACGCGGCCATGAACGCGGCGCTGAACGCGATCCCGCTCGGACGCCTCGGCACGGCGGAGGATTGCGCCTGGAGCTTCGTATTCCTGGCGTCGCCGACCATGGCCGGCTTTATCACCGGACAGATCATCGACATCAATGGCGGGCAATATATGCCCTGA
- a CDS encoding SapC family protein, translated as MTTQTQLPLFYRKPQVLRFEDHKAMGLVGSQDFSFTAEATAIPLSVSEFMPSIRHYPIVFVGGKEPSPVAIVGLKQGRNLMLEEDGAWAARTYIPAYIRRYPFILVQSPDQDTRYLAYDSESGRIKPLSDAPDAAPIFNEDGTASKAVEPMLHLCEAYHQHRAQDTAFLKAISEADILVARHVDMDFPDKSRYRLDGFSVIDIERYRALPARTLKQWTEKGWTDAIALHLASAQNWGLLMERNQRFVKSA; from the coding sequence ATGACCACCCAAACCCAGTTGCCGCTTTTCTACAGGAAGCCGCAGGTGCTGCGCTTCGAGGACCACAAGGCGATGGGGCTTGTCGGCAGCCAGGATTTTTCGTTCACGGCCGAGGCCACGGCAATCCCGCTGTCCGTCAGCGAATTCATGCCTTCGATCCGTCATTATCCGATCGTGTTCGTCGGCGGAAAGGAGCCCTCGCCGGTCGCGATCGTCGGGCTGAAACAGGGCCGCAACCTGATGCTCGAGGAAGACGGCGCCTGGGCGGCCCGCACCTACATTCCGGCCTATATCCGCCGCTATCCCTTCATTCTGGTGCAGTCGCCGGACCAGGACACCCGCTATCTCGCCTATGACAGCGAGAGCGGCCGGATAAAGCCGCTTTCCGATGCGCCGGACGCAGCGCCGATCTTCAACGAGGACGGCACCGCCAGCAAGGCGGTCGAGCCGATGCTGCATCTGTGCGAGGCCTATCACCAGCACCGCGCGCAGGACACCGCCTTCCTGAAGGCGATTTCCGAGGCGGATATCCTCGTCGCCCGCCATGTCGACATGGATTTCCCGGACAAGTCGCGCTACCGCCTCGATGGCTTCAGCGTGATCGATATCGAGCGCTACCGCGCGCTGCCGGCAAGAACCCTGAAGCAGTGGACGGAAAAGGGCTGGACGGACGCAATCGCGCTCCACCTCGCCTCCGCCCAGAACTGGGGCCTGCTGATGGAACGCAATCAGCGCTTCGTCAAAAGCGCCTGA
- a CDS encoding transferrin-binding protein-like solute binding protein, giving the protein MKYLTCVVLGAAALAAGCGNNGNDGIATNALGYYGDVNWDTGRIDGSGTAEAGIQINDDDSVTVQINEGPYAGETTTFYYDGAGGYTTDDAEAYLQLGYFDNPNVKDGPVVALIDVNDNDEELTLMALRSSNDMTAESDMPVTGFATYTGSHLGGATIPGQYLDYIEGGFQANVDFGAGQLAGAMQSDLGDITFDATISGAEFNSNANSIAIGNDYGVINQGASGVEGGFYGAGAAGMAGTYLLNGQGSLDGAGAVGAFVADRN; this is encoded by the coding sequence ATGAAATATCTGACATGTGTCGTGCTGGGCGCGGCCGCGCTTGCGGCTGGCTGTGGCAACAATGGCAATGATGGCATCGCGACCAACGCGCTTGGCTATTATGGCGACGTGAACTGGGACACGGGCCGGATCGACGGGTCGGGGACGGCAGAGGCCGGTATTCAGATCAACGACGATGACAGCGTGACCGTTCAGATCAACGAGGGTCCGTATGCCGGGGAAACCACAACCTTCTATTACGACGGCGCGGGCGGCTATACGACCGACGACGCCGAGGCCTATCTGCAGCTCGGTTATTTCGACAATCCGAACGTCAAGGATGGCCCGGTGGTGGCCCTGATCGACGTCAATGACAACGACGAAGAGCTCACCCTGATGGCGCTTCGCTCGAGCAACGACATGACCGCTGAATCCGACATGCCGGTCACGGGCTTTGCGACCTATACCGGCAGCCATCTGGGCGGAGCGACGATCCCGGGCCAGTATCTCGATTATATCGAGGGCGGTTTCCAGGCCAATGTCGATTTCGGCGCCGGTCAGCTTGCGGGCGCCATGCAAAGCGATCTGGGCGACATTACCTTCGATGCCACCATTTCCGGGGCCGAGTTCAACTCGAACGCCAATTCGATCGCGATCGGCAATGATTACGGCGTCATCAACCAGGGGGCTTCCGGCGTCGAGGGCGGGTTCTACGGTGCCGGCGCTGCAGGCATGGCGGGGACCTATCTGCTGAACGGTCAGGGGTCGCTGGATGGCGCAGGCGCCGTCGGCGCCTTCGTCGCCGATCGGAACTGA